From a region of the Rhipicephalus microplus isolate Deutch F79 chromosome X, USDA_Rmic, whole genome shotgun sequence genome:
- the LOC119161248 gene encoding aquaporin-10, with the protein MKPNTVTRAWRQVTGCCIENTLARQALAEMVGTLVLTLVGDCVLASLAVFQLGSVGLAAAPLGWGLAVFLGVLVAGGVSGAHLNPAVTVALATIGKLGWCNVLAYVTAQYLGAFLASGLVYLVYADALSQVDVNLAIVYGTNATAPVFSCFPAPGVSTLTCLLDQTVSTAVLLLGICAITDGRNMAVSRGQQPLLVGLTVSACMYAFSYNCGNPLNPARDLAPRIFTAMCGWGSAVFSFRSYNWFWVPVVGPHLGAVIGVWIYKLAVDNHWKDEDEVDEDEKRPLLSNAKICA; encoded by the exons ATGAAGCCCAACACCGTGACCCGCGCTTGGCGACAAGTGACCGGATGCTGCATCGAGAACACGCTAGCTCGCCAGGCGCTTGCCGAGATGGTGGGCACTCTCGTGCTCACCCTGGTCGGCGACTGCGTGCTCGCCTCTCTCGCCGTCTTCCAGCTGGGCTCCGTGGGCCTCGCTGCCGCACCTCTGGGCTGGGGTCTCGCTGTCTTCCTGGGCGTGCTGGTTGCAGGAGGAGTGTCCGGTGCCCATCTGAACCCGGCCGTCACGGTCGCCTTGGCCACCATCGGAAAGCTTGGCTGGTGCAACGTGCTCGCGTACGTCACCGCACAGTACCTCGGTGCTTTCCTGGCCTCCGGTCTAGTTTACCTGGTGTACGCCGACGCACTTTCCCAG GTGGACGTAAACCTCGCTATTGTGTACGGCACCAACGCCACGGCTCCAGTGTTCTCCTGCTTTCCTGCTCCCGGTGTGTCAACGCTCACGTGCCTCCTGGATCAAACTGTCAGCACTGCAGTGCTGCTACTCGGCATCTGTGCAATCACCGATGGACGTAACATGGCGGTATCCCGCGGCCAGCAGCCTCTCCTCGTCGGCCTCACGGTCTCCGCCTGCATGTACGCCTTCTCGTATAACTGCGGCAATCCACTGAACCCTGCTCGTGACCTTGCTCCGAGGATCTTCACGGCCATGTGTGGCTGGGGCTCCGCAGTGTTTTCCTTCCGCTCGTACAATTGGTTTTGGGTGCCGGTGGTCGGCCCGCACCTTGGCGCAGTTATCGGAGTTTGGATCTACAAACTAGCCGTCGACAACCACTGGAAGGACGAGGATGAAGTAGATGAGGATGAGAAAAGACCCCTACTCTCAAATGCGAAGATCTGCGCCTGA